Proteins from a genomic interval of Diprion similis isolate iyDipSimi1 chromosome 10, iyDipSimi1.1, whole genome shotgun sequence:
- the LOC124411771 gene encoding syntaxin-binding protein 5 isoform X5, producing the protein MKKFTFKGVLDGFRSTVSQQVKPEQEIIETLRPDHFNVKKTFRHGFPFQPTAIAFDPIQRLLAIGTKTGSLRILGRPGVDVHVKHDGDSAVLQMQFLINEGALVSATADDTLHLWNFRQKIPQVVQSLKFQRERITFIHLPLQSKWLYVGTERGNIHVLHIETFVLSGYVINWNKAIEVSRKTHPGAVIHLSDNPLDLSKMLIGYESGQIVLWDLRLKSPDYRCQTTEPLKSISWHHDGKQFMCSHTDGSLSTWALRQLKPINVTHPHAKTTKDGLPEACKPIQKVEWKISRSGEAYVIFSGGLAYDTTGRTPSITVIQGKTTTVLEMEHNVVDFVTLCESPWTSDFQDPYAVVVLLHNDLVVIDLHSAGFPCFENPYPMDIHESPVTCCAYFADCPSDLIPAFYSVGSKTQKRTGFSESDWPISGGEWSPTSSSYNEIVLTGHADGSIKFWDASAGTLQVLYKLKTGKVFEKAKARSSDSDEDPLAVQLIFLCPESRKLAIVGSSRYVILFQFKKTEDQSEIVTLEIPSAHDVPAETECSPDYEYPPRGSLATEGGEEPQNPSFEYSFPLKVKTGPQRRAPGFQPTMVCLSPWINGEQPGNINALSLNSSYGLMAYGTETGLVIVDIIQKALLLIVTTQDLYASMDSSQRSLRSPKRYDERRDNEDKARSPSVDQIHYVQSDPVVGSESVVASADASSNISAVGKSCSSSSSSRGTGVDSVSDNDAEDQSGSDQGAASGDAQGVSGRKKNSWKGFNLKRQLSKVDLKLKTTFTGASQCSASSQAPQPHTIYQKRPSVGVCQAGSEAGGTASPPTEVETVSVFASCPPRHEVFEEIPESGEPAEGAGNEGESAACATSPADGNSAGREGNLAVSTAQEALERPDELPLFDNEGKPIRPRRDLSKKSWPHRRENRLLSVPHSKYQRNDGTHSDMKSREDGGPSFAGNLMRRFSRSDKLDSSFTQSRSSSMSSLENITETINCLVFADSYTKKNEANAFPTLWIGTSQGSVLTVVFSAPSCGEQRHAQPIHVVTYSGSMFKLKGSMLTISFLDCNGALIPYSYESWREEHSDSKDRNKTPTKSTSTGISPTLNVQVSGEGFGDRQFVVLTSEKQARVVALPIE; encoded by the exons atgaaaaaattcactttcaaAGGTGTTCTTGACGGGTTTCGTTCAACGGTTAGTCAACAGGTGAAACCAGAGCAAGAAATCATCGAGACACTCCGCCCCGATCATTTCAACGTAAAAAAG ACCTTCCGGCACGGATTTCCGTTCCAGCCGACCGCCATAGCGTTTGATCCTATTCAGCGATTGTTGGCGATTGGTACGAAGACAGGCTCTCTACGAAT TTTGGGAAGACCTGGCGTTGACGTACACGTTAAACATGATGGGGATTCCGCTGTTCTTCAAATGCAATTTCTCATCAACGAAGGTGCTCTTGTTTCGGCCACTGCCGACGATACCTTACATCTGTGGAACTTTCGCCAAAAAATACCACAGGTTGTCCAAAGTCTTAAATTCCAGCGGGAAAG AATAACGTTTATACACCTACCACTGCAAAGTAAATGGCTGTACGTTGGTACAGAACGAGGAAATATCCATGTGCTTCACATCGAGACATTTGTTTTGTCCGGTTATGTTATCAATTGGAATAAAGCTATCGAAGT ATCGAGGAAGACCCATCCAGGTGCTGTAATTCATCTCAGTGACAATCCACTGGATCTCAGTAAG ATGCTCATAGGCTACGAGTCTGGGCAAATAGTGTTGTGGGATTTGCGGCTTAAGAGTCCAGATTATCGATGCCAAACAACGGAGCctttaaaatcaatatcgTGGCACCACGATGGCAAGCAATTTATGTGCAGCCACACTGATGGCTCCCTCTCGACTTGGGCATTGCGCCAGTTGAAACCGATAAACGTAACGCACCCCCATG CTAAAACTACCAAAGATGGGCTTCCTGAAGCTTGTAAACCGATACAGAAAGTGGAATGGAAGATATCAAGATCTGG GGAAGCTTACGTTATATTCTCCGGAGGACTAGCGTACGACACAACAGGTCGAACGCCGAGTATTACTGTCATTCAAGGCAAGACCACGACGGTATTAGAAATGGAACATAATGTCGTGGATTTCGTAACATTGTGCGAAAGTCCTTGGACCAGCG ATTTTCAGGATCCTTACGCAGTCGTCGTTCTCCTCCACAATGATCTAGTCGTAATAGATCTCCATTCGGCCGGATTCCCATGCTTTGAGAATCCTTATCCGATGGATATCCATGAATCTCCAGTAACCTGTTGCGCCTACTTTGCCGACTGCCCTTCAGACCTCATTCCAGCGTTTTATTCCGTCGGCTCTAAAACCCAAAAGCGCACCGGGTTCAGCGAGAGCGATTGGCCAATATCGGGAGGAGAATGGAGCCCGACTTCGAGCAGTTATAACGAGATTGTTTTGACCGG GCATGCAGACGGTAGTATAAAATTTTGGGATGCTTCCGCTGGCACGCTTCAAGTTCTCTACAAATTGAAGACGGGAAAGGTCTTTGAAAAAGCAAAAGCTCGGAGCTCAGATTCTGATGAAGATCCTCTCGCTGTACAGCTGATATTTCTCTGTCCGGAAAGCCGCAAATTAGCGATCGTCGGATCGAGCCGATACGTTATCTTGTTTCAGTTCAAGAAAACCGAAGATCAGTCCGAAATTGTT ACTTTGGAGATTCCCAGTGCTCACGACGTACCTGCGGAAACGGAATGTTCTCCGGATTACGAATATCCGCCGAGAGGCAGTCTGGCTACCGAAGGCGGGGAAGAACCGCAAAATCCATCGTTTGAATACAGTTTTCCACTAAAAGTAAAGACCGGACCGCAGAGAAGAGCTCCTGGATTTCAACCGACCATGGTGTGTCTTTCTCCATGGATTAATGGAGAACAGCCTGGAAATATCAACGCTTTGAGTCTCAACTCTTCGTACGGCTT AATGGCCTATGGTACAGAAACTGGTTTAGTTATCGTGGACATAATACAAAAAGCTCTGCTTTTAATCGTCACGACGCAGGATTTGTACGCAAGCATGGATTCCTCTCAGCGTTCGTTGAGGAGTCCCAAACGATACGACGAGCGGCGTGACAACGAGGACAAAGCCCGAAGTCCCAGTGTTGACCAG ATTCACTACGTTCAAAGCGACCCAGTTGTTGGCTCGGAGTCCGTCGTAGCATCCGCAGATGCCTCGTCGAATATCTCCGCAGTCGGGAAGTCCTGCTCCTCGTCATCGTCGAGTCGTGGAACAGGGGTGGATTCCGTCAGCGACAACGACGCCGAAGATCAATCTGGAAGCGATCAGGGAGCGGCGTCTGGGGACGCGCAAGGCGTGTCGGGAAGGAAAAAGAATTCTTGGAAAGGTTTTAACCTTAAAAGACAGCTGAGCAAAGTTGACCTCAAGCTTAAAACTACCTTTACAGGGGCCTCGCAGTGCTCTGCGAGTTCTCAAGCGCCCCAACCTCATACTATTTACCAAAAACGCCCATCCGTGGGAGTTTGCCAAGCCGGAAGCGAGGCAGGCGGCACAGCATCGCCACCGACTGAGGTCGAGACGGTATCCGTATTTGCGTCTTGTCCTCCACGTCACGAGGTCTTCGAAGAGATACCAGAGAGTGGAGAACCTGCGGAAGGTGCGGGTAACGAGGGTGAAAGTGCTGCTTGTGCAACTTCACCGGCTGATGGAAATTCTGCGGGGCGAGAGGGTAACTTGGCCGTATCGACAGCACAAGAAGCCCTCGAGAGACCCGACGAACTTCCCCTCTTTGATAACGAGGGTAAACCGATACGACCTAGACGTGACTTGTCGAAGAAATCGTGGCCGCACAGAAGAGAGAACAGACTTTTGTCGGTACCGCATTCAAAATATCAGAGGAATGACGGGACTCATTCAGATATGAAATCTAGGGAAGACGGGGGACCCTCGTTCGCTGGGAATTTGATGAGAAGATTCA GCCGGTCAGATAAACTGGACAGTTCCTTCACTCAATCACGAAGTTCGAGCATGTCGTCGTTGGAAAATATAACGGAAACTATAAATTGCCTGGTATTCGCAGATTCCTACACAAAGAAGAATG AAGCCAACGCCTTTCCTACCTTGTGGATTGGCACTTCCCAGGGCTCCGTACTTACAGTTGTGTTCAGCGCCCCGAGCTGCGGCGAACAGAGACACGCACAGCCGATACACGTTGTCACCTACA GTGGTTCGATGTTCAAACTGAAAGGCTCCATGCTCACCATATCATTTCTCGATTGCAACGGCGCCCTGATTCCCTACTCTTACGAATCGTGGAGAGAAGAACACTCGGACAGCAAGGATCGTAACA AAACTCCAACAAAATCCACAAGTACCGGTATATCTCCAACTTTAAATGTTCAAGTATCGGGTGAGGGATTTGGTGATAGACAATTCGTTGTATTAACATCAGAAAAGCAAGCCAGAGTCGTCGCTCTTCC